In the genome of Dasypus novemcinctus isolate mDasNov1 chromosome 30, mDasNov1.1.hap2, whole genome shotgun sequence, one region contains:
- the LOC101429065 gene encoding olfactory receptor 7A10-like — translation MDPGNETRILGLLLLGFSVESELQSLVFGLFLSIFIVTICGNLLIILATITESHLHTPMYFFLSNLSFFDICLISTITPKMLVNIKMQRSVITFEGCLTQIYIFMLFGGLDNMLLTAMAYDRFVAICHPLQYAVIMNTQLCIILVLASWVVSALHSLLQSLLVLRLSFCTHLEIPHFFCENNQIVQLACSDTFINDIVMYFAAGMLGGGPFIGIIFSYSKIVSSICGISSALGKWKAFSTCASHLTVVSLFYCTSLGVYLSNFALHNAHASAPASVMYAVFIPMLNPFIYSLRNKDIKGALKRFLSGKP, via the coding sequence ATGGACCCAGGAAATGAAACACGAATTCTAGGCTTACTCCTGTTGGGATTCTCAGTGGAATCAGAATTGCAGTCCTTAGTCTTTGGCCTCTTCTTGTCTATATTTATTGTCACCATCTGTGGgaatctgctcatcatcctggccaccATCACTGaatcccacctccacacacccatgtacttcttcctctccaatctcTCCTTTTTTGACATCTGTTTAATCTCCACCATCACCCCAAAGATGCTGGTGAATATCAAGATGCAGAGGAGTGTCATAACCTTTGAAGGTTGCCTCACTCAGATTTACATTTTCATGTTATTTGGAGGTTTAGACAACATGCTCCTcactgcaatggcctatgaccgcttcgtggccatctgcCATCCCCTGCAATATGCGGTCATCATGAACACCCAGCTCTGCATCATCCTGGTTCTGGCATCCTGGGTAGTTAGTGCATTGCATTCCTTGTTACAAAGCTTACTGGTTTTGAGACTATCATTTTGTACACACTTGGAaatcccccactttttctgtgaaaatAATCAGATTGTCCAGCTAGCCTGTTCTGACACTTTCATCAATGACatagtgatgtattttgcagCTGGGATGCTAGGTGGAGGACCATTCATTGGCATCATTTTCTCCTATTCTAAGATTGTTTCCTCCATATGTGGAATCTCATCAGCTCTGGGGAAATGGAAGGCATTTTCCACCTGTGCATCTCACCTCACAGTTGTCTCCTTATTTTACTGTACGAGTCTAGGAGTATATCTTAGTAATTTTGCTTTGCATAATGCACATGCAAGTGCACCAGCCTCAGTGATGTATGCTGTGTTTAtacccatgctgaaccccttcatctacagtctgagaaataaagacataaagGGGGCTTTGAAAAGATTTCTTAGTGGAAAGCCATAA